In Penaeus vannamei isolate JL-2024 chromosome 24, ASM4276789v1, whole genome shotgun sequence, the genomic stretch ataaataaatatatgtgtgtatacatacaggcatatataacAACTAATTAAATAATAACCCTATATCAGTTTGATTTGATTTATGAaaacgtattcatatatgtatatacaaacatgtgtcttcacatatataacatgcatatatatatatatatatatatatatatatatatatatatatatatatatacatatatatgtgtgtgtgtgtgtgtgtatgtttacaataCATGTGCACGTATGAAAGGATGTATGCTTAGGTCTATGCACAGAAGTATTAATTCTTCATTCTCTAACAGGTATGACGACTTACTGCAAGCTTCATGGCTGGACCTCTTCTTGGCTCACCGAGGACGCTGTGTCTGCTGACTGCTTGTGGAAGCCGCTTTATATACGGCTCCTGTGCGTGGCCTTCGACAAGCAGGGGTTCACGCACCCGAAAGGAACAGATCGTACAACTGTACTTCCTCAGTCGCTGAAgaatccctttattattattattattattattattattattttaagtcaAAACCCAAAAATAAGAGAAGGGCGACTGgaatgtattattgttatataatccTCTAGAGTCGTGAATCAAAGACGAAAACCCATTTAAATGAATCCAGTATAAATGGTGATTCATCTTCACTTATTATAGTTTAAGTGCCTTGTGAACAAGCTTCTCAGTCTAAAGGTTCCATATTGTGagatattctattctattttgacACGATCTTGGCTGACATAAATTTTGCTATTGTAAACGATTGAAATATACTTCTAGTGTACTCGTTTTACAGGACCATTGAAATTGTCAATTTCGGTACATTTAGTTTTtctataagaataataaagagaggCCAAAGTCCCATACTTTTTTGCTTTGTAACTCTCAAAATTATCTTTGCATTGTTATTCTATGGGGTACATAACTTgagatatatctttatttttcaacTTATTGGTTGAAAGTCAAAAGTATAACAGCtgcaaatatgtttgtatgttcgtacgtaataatataaaacatttgATTTGTGTATTTTCCTATTCGCTCTATGGCCCTCTATTCTTTAGCATTGGTATGGCTCGGAAACGGAATCGTGGGAGATGGTGATGACGTGAAGTATACCGTCTAAAATGTATTCTCGTCTGAGTAGGAAAATAATGGTTTACTCCATCTATAGTaaccagtatatataaataaaaatatgaggtaaattttatatatatatatatatatatatatatatatatatatatatagatatatatatatatatatatatatatgtgcatatatgtatgtatgtatgtatgcatgtatatatctatgtgtgtgtatgtgtgtgtgtatatgtgtgtgtatatgtatatgtgtgtgtatatgtatatgtatatatatatattatatatatatatatatatatatatatatatatatatatatatatatacatatacatacatacatatatttatatatgtacacatacatacatatatatatatatatatatatatatatatatatatatatatatatacatatatatataaaattacatacatatatatatatacacatatatatttatatgcttaaatacatacatacatacatacatatatatatatatatatatgtatatatatatatatataaatatatatatatgtatgtatgtatgtatgtatatatatatacatacatacatacatacatatatatatatatatatatatatatatatatatatatatatatatatatatatatgcatatacacgcatacatacatatgtacacacacacacacacacacacgcacacacacacacacacacacatatatatatgtatatatatatatatatatatatatatatatatatatatatatatatatatatatatataatatacaattcgTCACGATTTCCATTTAATAAGATATTAAAAGGAATCTAGTATTGCAACTCATGTTATTaagcaaaatataatataaatatacatatattcattaatgtatacacatgtatttatgaagTCCTACATGTATATAGtttgccacacacacgcacgctggtCCGTTCATAAACACTTGACACGCGCTGATAACTGAAGTTGACACGTTATATTCATGTTTCGAAAGGATCACCTAAATCCTCGTTGGCAGTTTTTCCATCGAGATAAATTAGTGATTATATACAATAGATTTAGCAGAGTATGATGTTAATAAGAATGTGATCTTAAAATGGGTAATTTGATTTATTGTTTTCAGATCCGTATTGGTTTTACGTAACAGATCTCAAATTTAGGGTCAGCCAGTTGTATTGTTGTTACTTAAATTGGAAAAGATAAATATGCTAAATATGAATTTTTTCACATCGTTCATCTTATATCCTTAATAAAGAAGTGAACTTTACGGTATTTCATTCATTTGATATTGTGAAATTTCAAAGATAAGAACTTGAAATGTTACAGGATTGTAAAGAAATTCTCCACTATCTTTTGTAACCTTTATTCTCCTTCGCAGTGAACTGTTATTCCTTGATTCAAAAGAGTTCCCCAATTTTGCGAATCCTCCGACGAGTGGCTAGAAAACCGGCGTGTGCAAACCCAACTATCAGCCATTAGTACAGGACCATCTTCGGAAGTCCCACTTCAGTCCTTGCCTGACCTCGTCCTTATCCCCTGTAGCCGTAGCGGTAACCGGCGTAGTAAGGATAGTAGTGGGGGTAACCGTGATAGTATCTGTTGTAGTAGTGAGGGCGTCCGTGATAGCTGTAATGAGGTTGAGGTTCGGGTTCCGATTCGACTGATCTCTTGTGGTGGCTGTGGTATGTGTGAGGGTAAGCATAGAAATTGGTGTGGCGGTAGCCAGAGTAAGGGTAGCGATAACCAAGATGGTACCCATGGTGGGGATGAGCATGGTGGATTACTTGATGGCTATAAGGATTGGTGGTGTCCGGGTCAGCTGCTGGTTCCGGGTTGGGTTCCGGCGTGGAGTCAGCTGATCGCTTTGTGAGGCCGTGAACTTGAGGAGCCACGAAGGTGGTGCCAGCTGGATGGCTGGCCACTCCATAAGCGTGCAATGGGTTGACATGGTGGTGGCGGGGGTAGTGGTGGTAGGAGTAGTGTCGATATGGGTGGTGGTGGTAACGGTGTGGTTCGCGATCTGCGTGCGCTACCACGACCACTGCCAAGCACACCAGTGCGATTGCCTGGAAAATGGTTCTTGTATTATCATTCAAAAACCTAGAAAAGCTACTTGCTTTCGCTTAAAATATACAGTTCATCCTTTTTTCAGTTTGAATTAGTGAATGTTCCGTTTTGTCTTATCAAAGTTGTTATATTTCAAATTAATCAAACTATTAAAGGTCTATTATTTCAGTGATCCCATAATATTTCtatcaataaaaacgaaaagggtgcaagaaaataaaatgttacacacaaatatatacatatatgcacacacatatatatacactgaaatgaTAGGCTTATGTCAGTTTCCgtttatgtaaatgcatatttatatagatataatgtgaatgtgtgtggttgtgtgtgttaaaaaaatgTATGCACAGAAGTGTTGATTCATTTTCTGACAGATATAATGACTCACTGCAAGCTTCATGGCTGGACCTCTTCTTGGCTCACTGAGGACGCTGTGTCTGCTGACTGCTTGTGGAAGCCGCTTTATATACGGCTCCTGTGCGTGGCCTTCGACAAGTAGGGGTTCACGCACCCGAAAGGAACAGATCGTATAGCTCTACTTCCTCAGTCTTTGAAGAATTCCCGAGTTCTTTTTTGTAAGATGTAAGAGTCAAATTACAAAAATACGTGAGGAACAACtggaagatattattattattatataatcctGTAGAGCCGTGAATCAAAGACGGAAATTTATATAAGTGAAACCAGTTTAGACAGTCTGTCATCTTCACTTAAAGTTTAAGTGCTTTATGAATGAGGTTATCAAACCAAAGTATGCATTAAAAAAGGGACTTTAGTGTAAACGTAAAGAAAAAACGTATAAATCTATACCTACGTTTCGTAAAAAAAAGGGTACAcgtctatgtgtatttgtttggtcgatttacaaatatattcttacgttttgtatgtatatgatgtgaattgaagttaatatatatatatatagatagatagatatagatatagatatatatagatatatgtttgtaaacaaatatttccgtgtatgtgtttctgcgtgtgtcagaacatttttatacatatgtatatatatatgtatgcgtgtgtgcctgtgcgtgtgtgtgtgtgtgatacacacacataaatatatgatccGGTTTTATTGCTGTGACGTTGCTTTCTTTTGAAGGACTTTGGTTCTGACAGGAGGAGACTTACCACGagtgaatatccttccttttaatctcGGACCCTTTGGGCAGGATTTTAACTCCCGCGGTATGTGACCAATTGTGCGTTTCACCGCTGCACCACAGAggccgcttacacacacacacacacacacacacacacacgcacacacacacacacacacacacacacacacacacacacacacacacacacacatatatatatatatatatatatatatatatatatatatatatatacacacatatgtatacaaacatctatctatacatatgtatacaagcatatatatacatatgtatacaaacatatacacacacatatatacatatgtatgcatacatatatatacatacattcatatatgtatgtatatatgtatgtatgtatgtatgtatacacatagttaaacatatgtatctatatatatgtggatctatatatggtatatatacataaatacattaatatacgtatgtgtatatgtgtttatacatacatacatacatatatgcacataaataaagTGATGTACGATCAATTACGCACGCAAACATATtgagtcataatatatatatatatatatatatatatatatatatatatatatatatatatatatatttacatacatatatatatatatatgtgtgtgtgtgtgtgtgtgtgtgtgtgtgagtgtatgtatgtatgtatataaacatatatgtatttatgtgtgtgtgtaaacatgtatatagagagaacTGAATGTTGATAGCAAAGTGTTGATGAAAATATACTATTTTGGCTAACCGGTCGGCCATGTCGAAGGACGAAATTCCAAAATGGGAGAGCATTCACCCGACACTTTAATGTCTAGCTCTAAAAGACTGGAGATCCACTCTAGAGGGTAAGGTGGcgctgtctattttctctctgaatgacACCAAATACAGCATCAGGTTTACATATCCGAATGAGATTCGAATCTTTCtttgtgagagaaagggggggggggagggggagagagaaactggAGACAAAAATATCACGTAAAAGGAAATGTAAGTGGTAAGTGTACAGTGCAAGTGCCAAGTGTTTGTGAAGGGAGCAGTAAATATCCATGGCTGCGAGACTGGCATAATTTGGTGTTGCTCAGCGAAAATCAATTTTATTGTAAATATTGAAAATGCAAAAACGAGTAAAATCTTGCCTCGATGAGCtgtatattttcattacttataataataaaattcgtTTTCGCTGAGCAACATCAAACTATGCCAATCTCCTTGCCATCGATATTTGCTGGTCCCTCTATAAACACGGCACATGCAATGATAATTGAAGTTGTCGCAATATATTTCTATTTCGAAATGATCACCTGATTTCTCGTTGGCAGCATTTCCATCGAGATAAATTAGTAAGTATATACAGTAGATATAGCAAAATGTGATGTAAATAAGAATGTGATCTTAAAAATGAGTAATCTGAATTATTGTTTTAAGATCCGTATCAGTTTTAAGCAAATTTAGGGTCAAGCAAATGTGTTGTTGATACTTAAATTGGAAAAGATAAATGTGGTAAATTTGAAATATTTCATGTCGTTCATATTATATCCTTAATAAAGAAGGGACCTCTATCGGATTTTATTCAATTGAAATGCTGAAATTTCAGCGATAAGATAAGAACTTGAAATGTTACAGGATAAAAAGAAATTCTCCATTATCTTTTGTAACCTTTATTCTCCTTCGCAGTGAACCCCTATTCCATGATTCAAAAGAGTTCCCCAATTTTGCGAATCCTCCGACGAGTGGCTAGAAAACCGGCGTGTGCAAACCGAACTATCAGCCATTAGTACAGGACCATCTTCGGAAGTCCCACTTCAGTCCTTGCCTGACCTCGTCCTCATCCCCTGTAGCCGTAGCGGTAACCGGCGTAGTAAGGATAGTAGTGGGGGTAACCGTGATAGTATCTGTTGTAGTAGTGAGGGCGTCCGTGATAGCTGTAATGAGGTTGAGGTTCGGGTTCCGATTCGACTGATCTCTTGTGGTGGCTGTGGTATGTGTGAGGGTAACCATAGAAACTGGTGTGGCGGTAGCCAGAGTAAGGGTAGCGATAACCATGATGGTATCCATGGTGGGGATGAGCATGGTGGATTACTTGATGGCTATAACTGTTGGTGGTGTCCGGGTCAGCTGCTGGTTCCGGGTTGGGTTCCGGCGTGGAGTCAGCTGATCGCTTTGTGAGGCCGTGAACTTGAGGAGCCACGAAGGTGGTGCCAGCTGGATGGCTGGCCACTCCATAAGCGTGCAATGGGTTGACATGGTGGTGGCGGGGGTAGTGGTGGTAGGAGTAGTGTCGATATGGGTGGTGGTGGTAACGGTGTGGTTCGCGATCTGCGTGCGCTACCACGGCCACTGCCAAGCACACCAGTGCGATTGCCTGGAAAATAATTCATGCATTATCAATTTAACACTTAGAAATACTAGTTTTCGCTTCAAATATACAGTTCATCCTGTGTGTTAATTTGAATTAGTGAGTGATTGTTGTTCAGTTTTGCCTTatccaagtttatatatatatatatatatatatatatatatgtatatatcaagtgAATCAAACAATTATAGGCCTATTTGTTAAGTGATctcatattttttatcagtaaagacgaaaaggttaaagaaaataaaatgttacccaaatatatatacatatatgtatacatacactgaaACGATAGGTATATATCAGCTTGTgatttataaaaatacttatcaataccaatataatgtgtacgtgtttggtcgcgtctgtgtgtatgcatagttcAATGCACAGGTGTTAATTCTTCATTCTCTAACAGGTATGACGACTTACTGCAAGCTTCATGGCTGGACCTCTTCTTGGCTCACCGAGGACGCTGTGTCTGCTGACTGCTTGTGGAAGCCGCTTTATATACGGCTCCTGTGCGTGGCCTTCGACAAGCAGGGGTTCACGCACCCGAAAGGAACAGATCGTACAACTGCACTTCCTCAGTCGCTGAAgaatccctttattattattatcattattattttttaagtaaaaaaacaaacataagagAAGGCCGACTGgaatgtattattgttatataatccTTTAGAGTCGTGAATCAAAGACGGAAACCCATTTAAATGAATCCAGTATAAATGGTGATTAATCTTCACTTATTATAGTTTAAGTGCCTTGTGAACAAGCTTCTCAGTCTAAAGGTTCCATTTTGTGagatattctattctattttgacACGATCTTGGCTGACATATATTTTACTATTGTAAACGATTGAAATATACTTCTAGTGCACTCGTTTTACAGGACCATTGAAATTGTCATTTTCGGTACATTTGTGATGCGAAATCAACATCCTGATGGCGGAGAAACCACTTTTTTCTATAAGAATATTAAAGAGAGGCCAAAGTCCCATACTTTTTTGCTTTGTAACTCAAAATTATCTTTGCATTGTTATTCTATGGGGTACATAGCCTGAGATATATCTTTACTTTTCAACTTATTGGTTGCAAGTCAAAAGTATAACAGCtgcaaatatgtttgtatgttcgtaAGTAATGCGGTTATAAAACATTTGATATGTGTTTTTTCCTATTCGCTCTACGATCCTTCATTCTTTAGCAATGGTATGGCTCGGAAACGAAGTCGTAGGAGATGGTGATGACGTGATGTATACCGTCTAAAATGTATTCTCGTCTGAGTAGGAAAATAATGGTTTACTCTATCTATAGTaaccagtatatataaataaaaatatgaggtaaattttatatatatatatatatatatatatatatatatatatgcatatatgtatgtatgtatgtatgcatgtatatatctatgtgtgtgtatgtgtgtgtatatgtgtgtgtatatgtatatgtgtgtgtatatgtatatgtatatatatatattatatatatatatatatatatatatatatatatatatatatatatatacatatacatacatacatatatttatatatgtatacatacatacatatatatatatatatatatatatatatatatatatatatatataaatatatataaaaatacatacatatatatatacatatatatatttatatacatatatacatacatacatacatacatatatacatatatacatatatatatatatatatatatatatatatatatatatatatatatgtatgtatgtatatatatatatacatacatacatatatatatatatatatatatatatatatatatatatatatatgtatatatatatatgcatatacacgcatacatacatatgtacacacacacacacacacacacacacgcacacacacacacacacacacacacatatatatatatgtatatatatatatatatatatatatatatatatatatatatatatatatatatatatatatatatatacaatatacaattcgTCACGATTTCCATTTAATAAGATATTAAAAGGAATCTAGTATTGCAACTCATGTTATTaagcaaaatataatataaatatacatatattcattaatgtatacacatgtatttatgaagTCCTACATGTATATAGtttgccacacacacgcacgctggtCCGTCCATAAACATTTGACACGCGCTGATAACTGAAGTTGACACGTTATATTCATGTTTGGAAAGAATCACCTGAATCCCCGTTGGCAGTTTTTCCATCGAGATAAATTAGTGATTATATACAGTAGATTTAGCAGAGTTTGATGTTAATAAGAATGTGATCTTAAAAATGGGTAATTTGATTTATTGTTTTCAGATCCGTATTGGTTTTGCGTAATAAATCTCAAGGGTCAAACAGTTGTGTTGTTGATActtaaataagaaaagataaatatgctAAATATGAAATATTTCATATCGTTCATCTTATATCcttaataaagaaatgaattttaccgtattttattcaataaagatGAAATTTCAACGATAAGATAAGAATTTAAAATGTTACAGGATTGTAAAGAAATTCTCCATTATCTTTTGTAACCTTTATTCTGTTTCGCAGTGAACTGCTATTCCATGATTCAAAAGAGTTCCCCAATTTTGCGAATCCTCCGACGAGTGGCTAGAAAACCGGCGTGTGCAAACCGAACTATCAGGCATTAGTACAGGACCATCTTCGGAAGTCCCACTTCAGTCCTTGCCTGACCTCGTCCTTATCCCCTGTAGCCGTAGCGGTAACCGGCGTAGTAAGGATAGTAGTGGGGGTAACCGTGATAGTATCTGTTGTAGTAGTGAGGGCGTCCGTGATAGCTGTAATGAGGTTGAGGTTCGGGTTCCGATTCGACTGATCTCTTGTGGTGGCTGTGGTATGTGTGAGGGTAACCATAGAAACTGGTGTGGCGGTAGCCAGAGTAAGGGTAGCGATAACCATGATGGTATCCATGGTGGGGATGAGCATGGTGGATTACTTGATGGCTATAAGGATTGGTGGTGTCCGGGTCAGCTGCTGGTTCCGGGTTGGGTTCCGGCGTGGAGTCAGCTGAGCGCTTTGTGAGGCCGTGAACTTGAGGAGCCACGAAGGTGGTGCCAGCTGGATGGCTGGCCACTCCATAAGCGTGCAATGGGTTGACATGGTGGTGGCGGGGGTAGTGGTGGTAGGAGTAGTGTCGATATGGGTGGTGGTGGTAACGGTGTGGTTCGCGATCTGCGTGCGCTACCACGGCCACTGCCAAGCACACCAGTGCGATTGCCTGGAAAATAATTCATGCATTATCAATTTTACACCTAGAAATACTAGTTTTCGCTTCAAATATACAGTTCATCCTTTTGTTAATTTGAATTAGTGAGTTCAGTTTTGCCTTatccaagtttatatatatacatatatatatatatatatatatatatatatatatatatatatcaagtgaaTCAAACTATTATAGGCCTATTTGTTAAGTGATctcatattttttatcagtaaagacgaaaaggttaaagaaaataaaatgttacccaaatatatagatatatgtatacatacactgaaACGATAGGTATGTATCAGCTTGTgatttataaaaatacttatcaatacaaatata encodes the following:
- the LOC113821788 gene encoding polyadenylate-binding protein 1-B-like — encoded protein: MKLAAIALVCLAVAVVAHADREPHRYHHHPYRHYSYHHYPRHHHVNPLHAYGVASHPAGTTFVAPQVHGLTKRSADSTPEPNPEPAADPDTTNSYSHQVIHHAHPHHGYHHGYRYPYSGYRHTSFYGYPHTYHSHHKRSVESEPEPQPHYSYHGRPHYYNRYYHGYPHYYPYYAGYRYGYRG
- the LOC113821835 gene encoding polyadenylate-binding protein 1-B-like is translated as MKLAAIALVCLAVAVVAHADREPHRYHHHPYRHYSYHHYPRHHHVNPLHAYGVASHPAGTTFVAPQVHGLTKRSADSTPEPNPEPAADPDTTNPYSHQVIHHAHPHHGYHHGYRYPYSGYRHTSFYGYPHTYHSHHKRSVESEPEPQPHYSYHGRPHYYNRYYHGYPHYYPYYAGYRYGYRG